The window AATCATAATAAAAGTTCTTAATTTTCAACCTCTTGAACAACTTTTCTAAAACacttttatgattaaaaaaatcaataaatttaatcaaatatttttttattaaatgggttTCCCAAGTCCATATGTTTGTTGGGCTTATCCCAGGGCCGGGCAGGCCGACCTAAATTGACCCGGGGTTAGTTGCTCTATATAAGAACCCTTTTAAGCGACTGCTATGTGCTTGTCGATATCTTTCGTGCCAAGACCAATTCCGGATAAGACGAGTCGAGCTAGACTAAACTCATAAATTAAGTTTTCATTTAACCAATAATTTGTAGTTTTATCTAACCCTTAAAGaatatcaaattttcaattttagtaaatctagattgttttttctttaactaattaaaataaataattatttcatgaTCATTTTTActagaatataaaaatatattagtttatttttataagattttaattattttactcaaataaataacttgtatattaaaaataataattttcttaagtACAAAGCCCAAGGTCAAACAAGTTTTAAATGTTTCCTTTGTTTAGCTGAACAAGAAAAGAGTAAGCAATCCAAATGTAGGTCCAAAACAGGCGGGTTCAGTAAATCTTGTACTTGACGTCCATTTCTCTCAACCTGCAAATCGCAATGCAATAGCCAACAAACACTAGTATCTTCTTCCTGTGAGATCACAAGAGAGGAATTTACATAAGCTCTACTGCTTTTGCCTTCGTTTTTCTTAATTGATTCGTCTCAAAGGTCAGAACTCGTGCAAATCGAGATAGATAGTCAACAAATTGAACTTGAATTTGaactctttctttcttcttcttcttcgggTGAAGAATAATCACTATACAGGTTCTGGGTTATCCATGATGAATATTCTTAATTTGCATGTTCCTATTTTCCATTCTGTAATGTGATGTAGTCTTTAGTTTTCATTTTGTTGTATAGATAGTTTTCTATTGCTTTTGTGTTCTTTTCGAATTCTGATTATGAAACTTTAGGTTGGAATTTAAAGATTGTAAAGCTGCTTCTGAAGATGACTCCACCAATTCTTTCCCTAGCCCTTCCCTCTCAAACGGGTCGAGTTCTCAGTATCCAATCCCACACTGTTCAGGTATAAGAAATTTGTGTGTAATGTGTATGCTCCTAAGGGGTAATATCAATGTGGGGTTTTTACATTAAGTCTTCATTTTGCTCAATTTATGTTACTGTGCACTCTCAGTTCTATTTTTATTGCTTTTACTCTTAATGGCTTTACAGTTTCTTACAAGCTTTGTTTTGTCAATATAAGTGTAATTCaggtttatatattttatttatccgAACTTCTGATATATGATTGAAAAGCAATTAGAGGGATAATTTGTGTTTGAGAATATGTGAAATTGAAGAATTTGAAATGTACTTTAGTTCATTGCTTCATAAACAGTGATAAATCCTTCCTGCTAATTTTTGTACATGGACATGAGTCGATTTCTACTCTTTAAAATATGAGATTTTACTTGCATGCAAACGAAGTATTATGACCATGATAATAACTCGCTTAATAATacaagtttttaatattttaaagaaaaaactcAATGTCCTTAAATGTGTGTTGTTTTAACAACATAGATATTTTCTCATTTGCATACCAGTTCattcttataaaaattaattaatgtcatATTACCTTCTTCATGATTATTAGGGCTATGTAGGCAATAAATCAGCTGTTTTCCCTCTACAACTACTAGGTTATGATGTGGATCCAATCAACTCAGTGCAGTTCTCAAACCACACTGgtaattacagtttatctcaatttaaaCTCAAGACAGTTTGATTTCTGATGATATGAAGTTGCCTGAAAATCTACAAACATTTAAGGGGCGCGATTTACTTTCTTCTGATCCACATGGATGATGCAGGATATCCAACCTGTAAGGGGCAAGTTTTGAATGGACAACAACTGTGGGATTTAATAGAAGGCCTTGAAGCaaacaatttattattctaCACTCATTTATTAACTGGTAGGCTTGTTACTAGTTCCTTAATCGTTGATTACTCTTCAAGAAATGTAGCACTATTTTCTATTAGATTAGTACATGTTAATGTATCACTAGCCATGTTAATGTATCACTAGCCGATAAGCAATTAGTTATTCTTCTTTTGTTGTGTGAAGATTTCTTCTTCATAGGAGATTATACGTGTTATAGCAAGAATGTTTTATACATTTGTTGTTTAGATGAAAGCATACTCATGACACTACTTAGAGTTAATATGTAGATAGAGAATTCACTTATTCTCCCATTTCCTTGATATCCACGACTCCGTTTGTACAGTATATGTTCTCTTTTTGGTAGTCGAATATTAATGTTACTCACATAAAACTAATCTCTTTCCTGTTATTGTGTAGTATTTTTTCTAAATGCTAGAATCACTAAGAGATTATTTGaggaagttttttttttctcttaaaaaatcatattttaatataaaaagtttgaTAAGGGATATGGGATAATTGGGTTTTTTTACGTGCATTTTCTAATATGCCCTTTGACTTGTAGGTGAAAAGACATGACTTCCCTTTGAAtgcatttataaaaagaaattgagaagaatagtattttagttaatgatttgattgatgatcgGATAATGGTTATTTGGATTAACCCTTTATCAAACAATGGCCTAAGAATTTATTACCATGTGGCTTTACTAGGAAAAGGATAAAGTTTATCTTGTTAAATACACGTGTTCTTCACAAAGAACGCCTTGAATGAAAGTGGTAGGTCGTGGCTATGAGTAGTTGTGCTACCTACTCCAGGGAATAAACCctggttttcaaaaaataaaaataaataaatacaagtgTTAATCTACTCATATGAATGCAtcatttttcctttcttttgaaTGAGTCATTCTAGCTGGTTTTGAGAAGTTCAGTTTTTTCAACACTTTTTTGTTTGAGATCAAGCTGAAGTTAGCATGTCTGACTCTGACTCTGAATCTTATCAACCTCTTCTGTATTGGCTTATTTGTAGGTTATATTGGTTCTGTTTCCTTTTTGACTACTGTGTTAGAAGTTATCAATAAGCTTAGGTCTATCAATCCAAAGCTTAGTTATGGTAAGTGGCTTCTGGGGTCTATTTCTTCCTCTCTATGTTATTCAAAATGTCTTCCAACTTACAGTTTTTGTTACCTCAATGCTTCATAATAAACCTCTTGTTTTGGTTAGCTTGACTTTCAATAACTTTATGGTCATTTCAGTTATGAATTAATGGAAACTTTCTCATAATCTGTTTAAAGAGAAAAGGAAGGAAAGAGTAATAATGTTGACTTACCCAGATAAGTTTGGTTGCTCTGTTGACGAAGATCAATTTCAACTGTAAAGAATTAAGTAATTGAAATAATAAGCCTGCTAGCAACAATCAACTTGGAATGAAGGCTCACATCTGGAAAGAGATCATTGCTTGCAAACCCATGCACATGCTGCTCAATATTTTATTGTGTCCACCTTTTGTtaccaaaaaataatcattagtGTTCGGAACTCATCAACCTCGTGTAACTCATTTCATTCTTGAAGTTTTGCAAAAAGCCAACCACTATTACTACTTACCAAACTAATTTAATATCTTCACTATTgaaagaattattttatatccAAATGTTAGTTGTTTTCTCATGGCACTTCTACTGCAAAGTGTTTAGTAAGCGGAATTCGTTACTAAAAACACAACTCAGACTGTTCCTACTCCTTACCGGCACTTAATTCAAAACCAAACAGATCCATTTCCTGGAAATAGATGCTGCATTCTTTTAAGTATTAACTGATTTCAGGAAGATGTAGTGCTAGTGACATTCTAAATTATGTTGCTTTTGAATGTGTAGTTTGTGATCCAGTTCTGGGTGATCAAGGAAAGCTTTATGTCCCTATGGAAATGGTATCTGTGTACCGGGAGAAGGTGCTCTTTTTGTTTCCCACTTTGACAATAGTATCATCTAATTTGAGTAAAAGCTATTTCCATCTTTATATGTGAAACAAccaataaattaatgaaatatctTTGTgtaagtttaattttcaaatataatcttATCCAGAACGTTTCTAGTTCCAAAATTTTGGTATCCAGGTGTTTCCAAATAGGGACAGATATGTTGTGATGATTCTCGTGTTATACCAATAGTTTTATCCATTAGAACTTGTTTTTTCTTgcttgattcttcttcatggacaTAATAAGTAATTTACTATAGGTTCTTGTTAGTGTGTTTTGTGATCACCACGTCCAATTTATTGAGAAGAGAATGGAAAATTTTCCTCATTTTTCATTCTTGGACATGTTTAAAAGTTatgatcattattttttttgtattttaatgtGCATAGCAATAATTGATTCTAAGTACTTGATTTTTCATCTTACTTTATATGTGTTTACCTATATGAATTAGTGACTTGAGTTTGGAAAATGAACTATGATCAGTCTTTTCATTAAGGTAGTCTCTGTTTATTTTTTGTTCTCtataaatgattaagtgtaCTTATCTCTATCAAAATAAAGAAATCACCGTTTTGTGTGTAGGCATTGGACTTTTTTGTTAGCAATATTTTTTCCAAGTTCATCATGATCtaaaaaaatctacatttgttatgcTTGTCAAAACTCACAATGATGGAAAAACAAATCtgattatgaaaaataaaaacaattctgTACCAAATTTAGCAAAAATTACACTAGATCAAGAAAGTAAtgtttataccaaatgaagcaaaattGCACTTTAatctggatcatgatccaaaaacatctttcaattttaactttggcAATTGTCCATTGCGATTGTGAATTGTGATTGTAACAAAATACTAGTTTCTAGATAGACTCAATTATGTTTCACTTTCCAATCTACTCTTTAGGTCGTCCCAGTTGCCTCAATGCTAACTCCTAACCAATTTGAAGCGGAGCTTTTGACTGGCTTAAGGTATCTtgcttatttttatattatgaaaAGTGCAATCTCTGCATTCTGATTATGCTGttgagaattttaaattttgacaatGATGTCTGATTTGTAATGTCATTATTGAGCCAATAATTGTGAAGATGATACAGGAAGGAGAGTGATCGTTTCTACCTAGATTGAGTGATCTTACATCAAATGACCAATCTAAGcaaatatttatttctcaaaaaacGAAACCAAGTTGAATGCTTCTAATTTCCAAGCACTCAATCCTATTTTATGTGTTACAAATTTCATAGCATCGAGTTAAAATTCACCATCTTGTTTGTTGAGTCTGGCACTCTGGCCTAAACTACAACCAGAATCAGTAGCAGGACACTTTCATTCAGAAAATATGGTTTTCTTGTCTTGTATGGATAAATTGGTAAGAAAGTAtggtgtttatttattttaaattgtgatTGGGATGATTTGATGGGGTAATGATTGTGTCCATACAAATAATcccaaataatttgaaataagatTTTACAAACACGCCTTTCCTATGAAACATGATCAGTTAACACAAATATTACCTTAGGCACATATGAATTTGTTGGTGCATGTTGTCTATGAACCATCAACAATTGTTGATGTGACAAACGTAAATAGAAATGAGCAGGCACTAgatatttaatcaataaatttaattacttttgATGCAAGAAGGATTAATGTTCGATATTAGAATTCAATCGCAAATTGTTTAGAATATAGTATTACCCTAAATAAGGCATACATAACCTTGGTGGAGTTAAAAATCCAAACTTGAAATAGAAGCACATAAATTTCATTGTGGAGTTAACTACGATTCCCGTTAGAAAGGAAAGTTACATATGCTCAAAGAGGGCTACGATGAACATTAATCTTAGCACCTACGACTTGCCCTGAATTATGTTTATCGAGACTTTGTTGCTCTTCTTTTTTCTGTGTAGTTTCATTTGTTAAACTTGTGTCAATTCTTGTCATAACTTGGTTTGTAACGGTTAACTTCGCTGTGAGTCTGTGACTTAATGAAAAAGAGTgactttaaaaaaacaaaaaagaagtCAGTACATAACCTCGGTAGTCAAGAGCAGTTGGAGCAGTTTTgttcttttaaataaatgttaactTTTCATTAAAAGGGATAAACGTGGGGAAAGTCGAGAGCAGTTTTAGAGTAACAAGAAGAACAAATTTTCAGACTCTCTCTCAGTTTTTCCCCATCTTCTCTACAATTGTACAAACCCAATTTAGAGTTTGCATCCAATTAAGGTTAGTATTTTGGTCGAATTATGAGACTTATTAGTAAATCTTGAATGTAGCTTTAGGCATATTCCCAAGTATGATGTTGTTCTCCCTACCTTATTGGATAGCTTGAAGGGCATTTCTAAAATTTACGGATACATATTTGGTTATGTTCTGTTTGGTGAATGACTATTTACTTGCCATATGGAAATATAATTATGTGATTTAACATCTTAAGCTTCATTttcatatttctatttatttagtTTAGGCTGCTTTTACAATCATAAAGTTACTCTGATTGTAGTAGGCCTGATATTCATCACAACTCACAAGGACAGCATGCTTAATTATGTTTCCCTTGGACCTTATTTATCATCACCATCAGAACTTTgcataagagcttgtttgatattggattATATGAAAACAAAACTTGTCAGGGCATTAACAATCATTGTATTTTTTGGTTTGTCAAATAAagtttacaaaatatattagtaagaGCGAATTTTTCAAAGATTTTGTCACGggtcatttatataaaatgtacccaaaaaatatgaaaattacaAAACTTATTTGCATTCAACTACCCTTTTCATACCAAagagttttataaattatttattggtGTCTTTGTCATCCAGCTACACAGGTGTTTTCTGATGAGGGCTATTATTGTTGATTTTTATTGCCTTTTATTATCTCATTGCCTGcatattaattaacatttttctagttttttttttgcacAACCATCTTGACCTTTCATTTCTGctacatatatttttcattagcATCATTGCAATGGAAACTAGATGCACTTtcttgtttttacttttttaacaCAAGCAAGTTCACTTTGTCATAGAATTGTATCAGAAGATGATGGTCGGGAAGCTTGCAACATCCTTCATGCTGCTGGACCATCAATGGTTTCTCACACTCATCTTTAATGTCCTTGATATAccttgacacattttttttctGTTTCCTTTTTCTCTCTTTTGCTTAGATGAGAAGCAATCAAATCATAGGACCTCTAAGGTATTAACCTTGTAGAATTCCTTATTATATTTCAGGTTGTGTTAACTAGCATAAGTATAAATGGGAATTTTCTTCTTATTGGCAGTCACAGGAAAGAATtagtaagttttatttttaaatgagcagcttgatttttttcttttttagtcAAAGAGATTTACTTCTAAACTTTTCTTAGTTCTAAACTGTTTCTTAtcagttaatttggatactaaAGCTATACCTGAAACCAAGGTGTTTGATGGGCTTGTCTATTTAAAAACACATAATATTTCTGTTTGCTGTTATCATGACAGGATCAGGAGCCTGAACAATTCAAGATTGTGATACCCAAAATTCCTGCATATTTTACGGTATATATCTCTTTTTTAGTACATTTTACACACTaccttttattctttcaagtcAATGCTGGAAGAAAGAATGTGGGTTGAATTACTACTGGACTAAAGAGATTATTCTGGTTGATAAACTTGCAATCCTACTCATCTTTTTTCATGAGAAATGTGGGTCGGAAATAATACCCATTAAGTTGAAATTGAAAAAGATTTTCTTCAATTTGGTAAGCTTTTTTCCTGATGATAATCCAGATTATAATGTAACATTTGGCTTCATTTGgtgtaaagattattttttaattgtgaGCCAGAATATATTAGTGTATTTCTGGCTTCATTTgatatagagatttttttttctattagtGTATTTTTTGTTAGCAATTTTTTTTCCAAGTTCATCATGATCTGaaaaaatctatatttgttatatttgcCAAAAATCACAATTATCTAGAAACTAATTTGGATCATCACTAATTACTGAAACTGGGCTTACGTTTATTGTACTCATGTTCTTTCTGTAGATTGACCTTCAAGTCTACCTGATCCTTAATTAGAAAGATGAAAAGTAAGCACCATGGGTTGATGCATCAGTTCAGAAACTTAAGAAATCCATTTCTTTGCTTTAGGTTTTTATTTGActtaaggagaactagcatgacacccacaGTCATGGCCCTCCGCTTCCGATGTAATCAAACACGTGACCTTTTAGTCTCTTAGGTCGACTCTTTCCACCGGGCCACCATGGTGGGGATCTACTTTaggtttatatattatatttacttatttttagagaaaaactcattaggataattttattgataaggTGACAAAATATTAGCCCAACTGGTTAAAAAACTCCCAAACTCCCTAAACCTAAAAGGAACCTCAGTATACCATTACATGTTCCTTAGTTTTCTACAATGTTCTAAATGGCGGTGGCGAGGCGGTAAGTGACTGCCTACTGCCTCGGGTGCCTAGGCGGTGCTTAAGTGGTTGAAATATTTTCactatataagtataaataaatttaaatataaatataataaatatattctataattaccattttatcaaaaatccaAATTAATATTCATAATCTATCTAACATAgtaacatttaataaaaataagactataagcataattattattctaaattatcTATATATGCACCATCAGCCACATTCATAATTCTCTCATCATTGGACTCAAAATCAACATTTTCTTAaagagttattttaaataaatagtgaatAAGTGGAAGGTAAAgagtctttttattaaatatatatatatatatatatatatatatatatattattataagaaattaattaaataattaactaaccCATGTATAAGCGGGGCGGTGTAGGCCTACCGCCTAGGCAGCCGTCTCGACTGCCATTTAGAACactggtttatatatatatatatttgttttattttttcagttaaAGCTTATATAGAAGATGTATGTGACTTCAATCTCTTTATAAgccatatatataaatgaaaagttAAAGCTTATATAAAAGATGTTGCGAAATGTGACTTCAATCCTTGTAGGCCaccattaaaaataaagaaaagaaaaagaagacaaGTGGAGGAGAGAAAAGACCTCACAGAAAAATAAGGCACCAAAACACTTCCACAATTATATCTCTGATATTGACTTTATGAAATTAAAGATATTCATCCACTTCCCATTCTTATAGTTCAGTGTACCGAGCCATCGCTTTAGCCTTCTTCCAAACCAAAAGGGAATTGCAAGATTTGtcattgattttgatttttatttttttacctttttggCTTCAACCCAAAAGATTTCCACTTACTACAGAAATGATATGATTACAATTATGAACTTTGTTGTATGCATCTGTTTTAACCATCAGGCATTGTGTAGTTATGGGCAGATTATAAGGATTTATGTTTCGGTTATTTGATTGTAATCccttctataaatatatatacatggaACATgtgtgtgtgtatatatatatacatatatatatgtagCTAACATCTCATCCGGATCCACATCCAAATAAGAAAAATGGatgaaatgtttttttcaaaagaagTCACTATCTGCTTAGGTAGTCAATTTGGttctaaataaattcattaatctTGAATTGTCCTATGAATTTCTAACCGCTCCATTAATTTGAGCTTGGGAAGCTAAGTTATTCCATTGAAAATGTTTGTTGCCTGTCAATAATTTCAAgaacatgttaaaaataaaaattagaagattttttttcatctaCTGTTGATTCTAGTAGTTTTCTTGATAACTATGATTTGATTATGAATATGTTTGTAGGGAACCGGAGATCTAACAACCTCATTGTTGCTTGGATGGAGCAATGTAACTTTTGCCTCATAGGCTATTAAGATTCTTATCCATAACCTTtccttcttttcttttgtttcaaTTTGACATGTTCCATTTTTCCACAATTTTCAGAAATATCCTAACAGCCTTGACAAAGCAGCCGAACTTGCTGTGTCAAGCTTGCAGGTAATTCTTGCTACTAACCTTCAATAGGACATGatcttcatttttataattgacACGAGAAATTGGCTTCATTTGAAAATACTGTCTGAGAAACTGCTAATAAACTGAATCTGGAATCTGATTCGGATTCACACCTAGATGAAGTTGATGTTTCCAAATGAAGCAAACCAAGGCTTTATGCAATTAGATATTATTCCATATTGTAAGTGTTCAGTTTTAAATGAATGTTTGTCTTTTTAGGCACTTCTACGAAGAACAGTAAGTGACTACGAAAAGGCAGGGTATGATCCGAGAACAAGCAGCTTAGAGATTCGGCTGATTCAGAGCCAAGATGACATTCGAAACCCTCAAGTTAAATTCAAGGCCGAGAGATACAAATAACAGTGATGTTTATCTTTAGTATCATTGTGAAAAAAGAGAAGGGGAGTGAATTGCTTTAAGAATCATATTTAAGAATAAAGACTTTAAATTTCCTtgacttatctttatttttattaccgTATTGGCtcagttttatttttagttttatattgtAAAAAACTGACGTACATTAAGAACCTGAAAgtgtttttgaagaagattcTTCCAAACTTTTCTGTTTGTATTGATTggttaattaacatatatagtGACTGGTGCTTACGGATGAAAAGTGGACCTGTCCTGTTAGGGAAAATTATAATGACTCGTTTGTTTTGGTTTGACATAAAGGTGGTACCTGATTCTTAGCCCTATGTctacttttgttttttatatagtcgtttaaaaatcaaacaaatgtaaAATTTGTATTGATCTTAGAaggttataattattttattctttgttATCTTTCTTTGATCCAATATTTCAGAGAATACTTATTTTTGCTCTAGAACATGAAAGACTTCCAGTCTCTCATATTTCATCTCCAACATAGGTGATGATCTCGAACTTCACTCCTCTTTATTTAGCTTCGTCCCTTTCATCATCCAAGGCTGACCATCTTTATTTAGCTTCGTCCCTTCCATCATCTAAGGCCGACAACAAATAAATGTCCGCTTCATTCAAATTACCTTTCTTGGAAGCGTTAATAAAATGAGGttgttttaatttctttagttGTTTTTTAACCGATTTTCAACCTATCTTCTATCAGAAATGTTGGGAAAGAGTCTCAATACTAAAAAAAAGCCTTCACAACAACATCGTTTGTTGGCAAAACTCAGGGTTAAATAGCGCCAGTATATCTAAGAGCCGATCTAGATTTCCAATGTCTCGTTCAATTGGTTGAAATAAATGACAACAacttttttcattctttcttaCCGATAACATTGTGTAGAATATATAACGGAAATTAAAGCTATTGAAAGTTTTACAATTCTTTTTCAACCAAATTATCTAtcgaaaaatattaaaaatataatattattgtctCAGACCCGTAAGTCTAATCGACTCAACCTAAATTTTTCTATACTCAAGATACTTGCAAGTCTTACTAATGTGTTAGTTGACTATTGGTTTATATATTTGtacatataaaaaatcaacattttaataaaattcgaCTAGATAGATTGTATTCCAATGTCTACATTCCTCTCAAATATCATGAAAGAGGATGACCTAAGTTGAGAAATAACATAGAGTTACTTTATAATGGTATCAATATCTTGCTAATTCTCGTAATTTACCGTTCTCTAGAATCTCGTAAAACGAGACGAGAAAACGACTTTCTCAATAGTCATCCCGTCTAAGTGTGAGATGAGGAatcaaaaaattgaacttaACAATATTAGACTAATTTTGGTTCGTTAAGAGTCACCACTTAATTTTATTctcgaaaaattatgaaaaaaaatgttgttcGGGTACAAAAACGTTTTAGAAACTCTGGTTTGTGGTTTCCGTACTTGGTTACACTTAAAAAAGATCATCATCAACCATATGTCCATGTGCCCACCAAAATGAGTGATCTCtactaaaaaaatcatttattaaaatacaaatttattaaaaaattgtccAAATCATATCCATGCCTAAGTTGTAACATAAtttctattataaatttaagaataataattatcatCTGTTCCAAGACATACATATAGGTTCGATAGGggtaatatataagaaaatgatataataaatgaaCTTAAATTTCACATGTGGATAAGAGTGAATAGAGAAAGAACATGAAACGATTCCATAAATAGAAGTTAGTATTTCAAataatcatgtttttatttataaaggaactgattttttattttctttggaatTTTCAAatgcaaataataaatataattgcaATGTAAAACTAAAAGAAATAAACCAAACATGAccttaaaaataaagaaaacacaaaatataaatgcACAAAGCTACAAACAAACAAGACTCATGGTCAACAGAATCAGACGGGTTAACCCGCTTGCGCGGATCTAGGCACCAATGGATCGGGCACCTAGAGAGGAACCGGGTGCAAGAAGTCTTCGGTCGTGGAATGAGTTGCATGCAACAGTCGTCTCGGTTGGGAAGCTGGTCGCCTTGGTTGAAAGTGGAGCCAGCGCTCTGGGTCGCAAGGAAAGCCATGCCTTCGTTTCCTTGGTCGAAAATGTAGCTAAGTCTCCAATCGCCTCGGTCGAAAATTAAGTCAACATCTTCGGTCGTCTCGGTCGGAAAGCAGGCCGCATCAATCGTGAAGAGAGTAGGTGTCTTCAGTCGCGTTCAACCATTAGCAACCTGCAACGCCCAAACAAATTCCTCGATTCTGAATCGCTAAACAATTCCAAGTCGTAAGAGATTAACACTCAAACAAATCCCAAAGAGTATAAAAAGGTTTAACACCCTTTAGAGAGTATAAAGAGCACACTCGTGGGAGAGT is drawn from Impatiens glandulifera chromosome 3, dImpGla2.1, whole genome shotgun sequence and contains these coding sequences:
- the LOC124932869 gene encoding pyridoxal kinase-like, which produces MTPPILSLALPSQTGRVLSIQSHTVQGYVGNKSAVFPLQLLGYDVDPINSVQFSNHTGYPTCKGQVLNGQQLWDLIEGLEANNLLFYTHLLTGYIGSVSFLTTVLEVINKLRSINPKLSYVCDPVLGDQGKLYVPMEMVSVYREKVVPVASMLTPNQFEAELLTGLRIVSEDDGREACNILHAAGPSMVVLTSISINGNFLLIGSHRKELDQEPEQFKIVIPKIPAYFTGTGDLTTSLLLGWSNKYPNSLDKAAELAVSSLQALLRRTVSDYEKAGYDPRTSSLEIRLIQSQDDIRNPQVKFKAERYK